The genomic segment CCCCTTTGCTGGAACAAGCACAGTATCACCAAATAATAACGGTGAAGCACCCAACGGCGACGTCGGTGTAGATATTTCCGGGAACATCAATTCCAACGTGACTGTTGAAATGAGTCTTCCCGACCATTTACTTGGGAGCGGCGGTACTTCGATGGCAATAACATTTCCTTCTTCCGGTCCAGGTTCCGGAGTTCGTGTTGAAACTGCAGGATTCTTCAACCCGAACATTACAAATACATTTAATCTCGGCGGAGGAGGAACAAGCAACCTACGACTTGGATATACGTTTACAGTTCCTCCCAACACCAATATTTCCGGTGATGCTATGGTGGGACAGATTCTCATCAACGTATATTATACTGGACTATAATTACAATCTTCCTTTTTTTAGCCCTACGTTTTTGTAATAACGTAGGGTTTTTTATTTTCATCAATTTTATGGAATCATTGTTTACCGGTTATGGCTACTAAAGACAAACGTGTTGATGCATACATTGCAAACTCTGCAGATTTTGCTAAACCTATTCTAACACATTTACGAAACCTTGTTCATCAGGCATGTCCTGATGTTGAAGAAACGATGAAGTGGAGTTTTCCTCACTTCGATTATAAGGGAATGATGTGCAGTATGGCTTCATTCAAACAACATTGTGCTTTCAGTTTCTGGAAGGCATCGCTAATGAAGGATAGAACATTGATGGAAAATGCAAAGTCGGAAAAAGCAATGGGTCATCTGGGAAAGATTACTTCTTTAGCAGACCTTCCGAAAGACAAACTACTACTCAACTATATCAAGGAAGCCGCACGATTGAATGACGATGGAGTGAAACTACCACAGAAACCAAAATCGTCTTTAAAGAAAGACTTAAAGATACCGGATTACTTCCTTCATGCGTTAAAGAAAGATAAGAAAGCAATTCAAACATTCAATGAATTTTCTTACTCGCACAAGAAGGAATATGTTGAATGGATTACAGAGGCAAAAACTGAAGAAACAAAATTGAAACGATTGGAAACTGCTGTGCAATGGATGGCGGAAGGGAAACCCAAAAATTGGAAATACCTGAAGAAATAAGAAACCTCAGTAATAAATTAACAGAATTAACAGGTTGAATTGTTCAAACACGCCTCTCATACTCACTCAATGTCGTTATGGTGAGGTGAATTACTTTTAAAATCCCTCCTCCCGTAAATACACTTCCGTAAGTGAACTCTTCATTTTCTTTTCCCCTGTTGTTTCACTCATCATCCTCTCAATATACTTTCCAATCAAATCAAACTCAAGATTCACCATCGTTCCGTTCTTATATTGTTGGAAAATTGTATTCTCAAGTGTGTGAGGAATAATTGAAACCCGAACAACACTTTCTTCTATCTCAGCAATTGTCAAACTCACTCCATCAATAGCAATCGAACCGACAGGGATGATGTAGTTCTTGAATTGTTCAGGAATTTCAATCGAATACATCGTACTGTTTCCACGCTGTACTATCGTCTTTATCGTTCCGACTGTATCAACATGTCCAAGGACAAGATGACCGCCGAGACGTTCATTCAAACGCATCGGCAATTCAAGATTCACCCGGCTTCCTGTTTGAAGCGAACCAAGCGTTGTTTTCTTCAACGTCTCTTCTACGCTTTCAACATCAAACGTATCGTTACTTCGCCACACAACCGTATGACACGCGCCGTTAATCGAAACGCTATCGTTTACTTTCAACTCCGGCGAATACTTCGGCGCAGAAACCCGGAAGCGAATTCCTCCACCCTGTCTCTGAACGCTTTGAATCGTTCCTACTTCTTCAATAATTCCTGTAAACATTCTCAGTTAAAAATTAAAAATGAAAAGTTAAAAATTCATTGGTGATTGATGTCTAACAAATAACCTAAAACTAAAACCAATAACTAAAAACCAGAAACTATCTCAGTTATCTACAATAAGATTCAATCAAAAAATCACTTCCAATCGCCCGGACGGATACATCTTGAAGTTTGATTTCATTTCCGAGCAATCGCTTCGGAAGTTCTTCAAACACGTTCAATCCCTGACCGAGAATTTTCGGAGCGATGAAACACATCATCTTATCGGCAAGATTTCGTTCGAGAAAATGGCTGAATGTTGTCGCTCCTCCTTCAACCAACAGTGAAGCGATTCCTTTTTCACCCAAGACTTTCAAAATATTTTCAAGCGACATGTAACCGGGAACCGGGTCAGGCATTTCTATGATTTCAACACCGAGACTTTCCAAATACGATTTTTTATCGTTCTGCTTCCGTCCCCTCATTTTACTTGTGAAGAGAAGTGTCTTTGCAGATGTATCATGGAATATCTTTGCATCCTCCGAAAGAGAGAAGTTTCCGTCAAGAATTACCCGTACAGGATTTCTCCCTTGAACTTGTCGAACCGTCAAGAGCGAATCATCTGCTTTGATTGTCCCTGCACCGACGAGTACTGCATCATATTCCGCTCGCAACTGGTGAACATGGTGAAGCGACTCTTCCCCGGTAATCCATTTCGACTTCCTGTTTCTGTCGGCAATCTTTCCATCAAGTGTTTGTGCAATCTTCAAAGTGACGAACGGCCTGTTTGTAAGAATATATTTTGTAAATGCTTCATTCAACTTCTTCGTTTCATCTTCAAGCAGACCAAACTCAACTTCAATCCCTGCTTTCTGCAGTTGCTTGATTCCCTTGCCGCTTACTTTTGGATTCGGGTCCAACATTCCGACCACAACACGTTTAATTTTTGATTTGATAAGCAACTTTGTACATGGCGGCGTTTTGCCGAAATAATTACACGGTTCCAGATTCACATACACCGTCGCTCCGCTCACCGATTCCCTTGCGCTGTTGATTGCATTCACTTCCGCATGCGCTTCACCGAATTTCTGATGATACCCTGTTCCAATCACCTTCCCGTTCTTTACAATCACACATCCAACCATCGGATTAGGACTGACACTTCCAGCGCCCTTGCGCGCAAGTGACAAGCATTGTTTTATGTATTTAATATCAAAGTTTTTCATTTATTTAATTCCCCTCTCTTTTTAAGAGAAGGGGCAAGGGGATGAGTTATAAAATCCTCAACGAGTAACCGATAACTGATAACAGTTAACGTAACACCACTTCCTTTCCTTTCGCCGCAGACTTATACAGCGCATCCACAACTTTCATCCGTTGAACTGCTTCTTCGCCGGAAGAAATAATCGGATGAAATCCATGAACCGCTCCAACAAAATGTTTGAACTCATTCTCATAACTTTTCTTGTAGAGATGTTGCGGCGAATCTGCTTTTACGGGAGTGACATTCACCAAATTGCCATGAAGTTTCTTATGAATTCTCAGAGGATTGATTGTTGCGCTTCCTTCCGAACCATAGAATTCACAATAAAAGAAATCTTGTTCTGATTGAAACGTCCAACTCGCTTCAAAGAAAACGGAGACGCCGTACTTCATTTCAAGAAAGCCGAGACACGTATCTTCTACACTTTTCGTTTCGTGGCGATACATTTTAGCGCTCACCCGTTGCACTGCCGGAAAGCCGAGCATCCACAACGACATATCCAGCAGGACAATTCCTAAATCAAGAAACACACCACCGCCTGCTTTTTCTTTTTTTGTCAACCAAACACGGTCGGCAGTAAGTTTTTTCAACCAACCGGCTTTCACGTAATATACTTTTCCGAGTTCGCCCCCTTCAATAAAACTTTTCAGAATCATTGTGTCGGGGCGAAAGCGATTGTTCATCCCCACCATCAACTTTCGTTTGTATTCCTTCGCCGCTTCTGCCATCTTCACCGCTTCATCATAATGCCGCGCAATCGGTTTCTCGACGAAGACATCTTTCCCTGCTTGCATCGAAGCAATCGCAACAGGAAGATGCGCGTCGGTACTTGTACAAATATCAACTGCGTGAAGGTCTTCCACCTTCAACATTTCCTGATAATCGCTGTACCATCGTTTGATATTAAATTTTTCTGCAATGAGTTTTGCCCGCGACTTGTCCTTATCGCACACGGCGACAACTTCCACGTCGTCCATCTTTGTCAGAATCGGGAGATGAAAAATCTGTGCAACCCATCCCAGCCCGACTAACCCTATTCGTACTTTCTCCATAAGTTTTTATCTGTATTGATTGTGTAATGAAGGTAATGCGTTTTGTATTTGTAGAAACTCTTTCGTAGTCATCGCAATGCCATCAGCATCAAGTCCGAGCATTGCGTGCAGTTCTGCCGGTGTTCCATGTTCAACAAAATCATTTGGCAAACCATGAACTTTTACATGGACGCCGGTGATATTCCGTTGATTCATGCACTCCAACACTGCTCCCCCAAAGCCACTTGAAATGACATGGTCTTCAACCGTTACAACATATTTGAAACGATAACAAATTTCTTCAATGAGCGCGCCGTCAATTGGTTTTACGAAACGCATGTTCACAACTTCTGCTTCGATTCCTTCTTTTGAAAGTTGTTGCGCCGCTTTGATTGAAGGATATACCATGTTTCCGATTGCAAGAATTGCAACATCCTTTCCCGAACGGAGAATCTCGCCTTTGCCGATTGCCAATCTATCGAAATGTTGTTTGAGCGGAACTCCATAGACCGTTCCTCGCGGGTAACGCATCGCAATCGGTCCGTTGTACTCGACTGCCGTGTGTAACATATCCCGCATTTCATTCTCATCTTTTGGTGCCATGATGACCATATCCTGAATACATCGCAAGTACGCGAAATCCAACACGCCATGATGCGTCGGACCATCAGAACCGACCACACCTCCTCTATCCATCACGAACACAACATGCAAATGTTGAAGCGAAACATCATGCACGATTTGGTCAAATGCTCGTTGAAGAAAAGTCGAATAAATTGCAACGACCGGAATATATCCTTCAGTAGCCATTCCCGCAGCGAATGTTACCGCATGTTGCTCTGCAATGCCGACATCAAAAAATCGTTCAGGCATTTCTTGATGCAGGATAGTCAAACCGGTTCCGTCTGCCATCGCCGCTGTAATGCCGACAACTTTTTGGTTCATCTTGCAAACATCAACCATCGTCTTGCCGAAGACGGTCGTATATTGAGGAAGTTCTCCCTCTTTCTTTGGTGATTTGCCTGTAACTTTGTCGAACGGATTGACACCATGCAATCGTGTTGCATCAACTTCTGCCGGACCGTACCCTTTTCCTTTTTCACTCAACACATGAATGAAAATCGGACCATGTAAATCTTTCACATGCTGAAATATCTCGACCAACTTCACGATGTTGTGTCCATTCACCGGACCAAAAT from the Ignavibacteriota bacterium genome contains:
- a CDS encoding 1-deoxy-D-xylulose-5-phosphate synthase, producing the protein MSEHQYKYLNEIDLPEHLRRLPVSELKGVCSDVREFIIDTISKVGGHLGAGLGAVELAVALHYVFETPKDKLIWDTGHQAYPHKILTGRKDRFHTIRQLHGLSGFLKRDESEYDVFGAGHASTSISAALGVATARDFANENYKVVAIIGDGAMTGGMAYEAMNNAGLLKKDLIVVLNDNQMGSLSSINPNIWTFHDYFNEMLTHPAYNKFKASVWDLTGKLDALGDRLRSVAQKVERGVKAIVTPGMLFEALGFRYFGPVNGHNIVKLVEIFQHVKDLHGPIFIHVLSEKGKGYGPAEVDATRLHGVNPFDKVTGKSPKKEGELPQYTTVFGKTMVDVCKMNQKVVGITAAMADGTGLTILHQEMPERFFDVGIAEQHAVTFAAGMATEGYIPVVAIYSTFLQRAFDQIVHDVSLQHLHVVFVMDRGGVVGSDGPTHHGVLDFAYLRCIQDMVIMAPKDENEMRDMLHTAVEYNGPIAMRYPRGTVYGVPLKQHFDRLAIGKGEILRSGKDVAILAIGNMVYPSIKAAQQLSKEGIEAEVVNMRFVKPIDGALIEEICYRFKYVVTVEDHVISSGFGGAVLECMNQRNITGVHVKVHGLPNDFVEHGTPAELHAMLGLDADGIAMTTKEFLQIQNALPSLHNQYR
- a CDS encoding YdeI/OmpD-associated family protein, yielding MATKDKRVDAYIANSADFAKPILTHLRNLVHQACPDVEETMKWSFPHFDYKGMMCSMASFKQHCAFSFWKASLMKDRTLMENAKSEKAMGHLGKITSLADLPKDKLLLNYIKEAARLNDDGVKLPQKPKSSLKKDLKIPDYFLHALKKDKKAIQTFNEFSYSHKKEYVEWITEAKTEETKLKRLETAVQWMAEGKPKNWKYLKK
- the ribD gene encoding bifunctional diaminohydroxyphosphoribosylaminopyrimidine deaminase/5-amino-6-(5-phosphoribosylamino)uracil reductase RibD, with the protein product MKNFDIKYIKQCLSLARKGAGSVSPNPMVGCVIVKNGKVIGTGYHQKFGEAHAEVNAINSARESVSGATVYVNLEPCNYFGKTPPCTKLLIKSKIKRVVVGMLDPNPKVSGKGIKQLQKAGIEVEFGLLEDETKKLNEAFTKYILTNRPFVTLKIAQTLDGKIADRNRKSKWITGEESLHHVHQLRAEYDAVLVGAGTIKADDSLLTVRQVQGRNPVRVILDGNFSLSEDAKIFHDTSAKTLLFTSKMRGRKQNDKKSYLESLGVEIIEMPDPVPGYMSLENILKVLGEKGIASLLVEGGATTFSHFLERNLADKMMCFIAPKILGQGLNVFEELPKRLLGNEIKLQDVSVRAIGSDFLIESYCR
- a CDS encoding riboflavin synthase — its product is MFTGIIEEVGTIQSVQRQGGGIRFRVSAPKYSPELKVNDSVSINGACHTVVWRSNDTFDVESVEETLKKTTLGSLQTGSRVNLELPMRLNERLGGHLVLGHVDTVGTIKTIVQRGNSTMYSIEIPEQFKNYIIPVGSIAIDGVSLTIAEIEESVVRVSIIPHTLENTIFQQYKNGTMVNLEFDLIGKYIERMMSETTGEKKMKSSLTEVYLREEGF
- a CDS encoding Gfo/Idh/MocA family oxidoreductase, which translates into the protein MEKVRIGLVGLGWVAQIFHLPILTKMDDVEVVAVCDKDKSRAKLIAEKFNIKRWYSDYQEMLKVEDLHAVDICTSTDAHLPVAIASMQAGKDVFVEKPIARHYDEAVKMAEAAKEYKRKLMVGMNNRFRPDTMILKSFIEGGELGKVYYVKAGWLKKLTADRVWLTKKEKAGGGVFLDLGIVLLDMSLWMLGFPAVQRVSAKMYRHETKSVEDTCLGFLEMKYGVSVFFEASWTFQSEQDFFYCEFYGSEGSATINPLRIHKKLHGNLVNVTPVKADSPQHLYKKSYENEFKHFVGAVHGFHPIISSGEEAVQRMKVVDALYKSAAKGKEVVLR